ttcctgtgacatcgggtggtgtaggtgtcctggagagcaggtagtttgcccccggtgatgcattgtgcagacctcactaccctctggagagccttacgtttgtgggcggagcagttgccgtaccaggcggtgatacagcccgacaggatgctctcgattgtgcatctgtagaagtttgtgagtgcttttggtgacaagctgaatttcttcaacctcctgcgccttcttcacgatgctgtctatgtgggtggaccaattcagtttgtctgtgatgtgtacgccgaggaacttaaaacttactaccctctccactactgttccatcgatgtggataggggggtgttccctctgctgtttcctgaagtccacaatcatctccttagttttgttgacgttgagtgcgaggttattttcctgacaccacactccgagggccctcacctcctccctgtaggccgtcttttcgttgttggtaatcaagcctaccactgttgtgtcgtccacaaacttgatgattgagttggaggcgtgcgtggccacgcagtcgtgggtgaacagggagtacaggagagggctcagaatgcacccttgtggggccccagtgttgaggatcagcggcgtggagatgttgttgcctaccctcaccacctgggggcggcccgtcaagaagtccagtaaccagttgcacagggcggggtcgagacccagggtctcgagcttgatgacgagcttggagggcactatggtgtaaaatgccgagctgtagtcgatgaacagcattctcacataggtattcctcttgtccagatgggttagggcagtgtgcagtgtggttgagattgcatcgtctgtggacctatttgggcggtaagcaaattggagtgggtctagggtgtcaggtagggtggaggtgatatggtccttgactagtctctcaaagcacttcatgatgactgaagtgagtgctagctcagttaccttagctttcttgggaacaggaacaatggtggccctcttgaagcatgtgggaacaacagactgggatagggattgattgaatatgtccgtaaacacaccagccagctggtctgcgcatgctctgtgggcgcggctggggatgccgtctgggcctgcagcgttgcgagggttgacacgtttaaatgatttcctcacgtcggctgcaatgaaggagagtctgcatgttttagttgcggtccgtgtcagtggcactgtgttgtccttaaagcgggcaaaaaagtaatttagtctgcctgggagcaagacatcctggtccgtgacggggctggttttctttttgtaatccgtgattgactgtagaccctgccacatacctcttgtgtctgagccgttgaattgagattctactttgtctctatactgacgcttagcttgtttgattgccttgcggagggaatagttacactgtttgtattcggtcatgtttccggtcaccttgccctgattaaaagcagtggtttgcgctttcagtttcacgcgaatgctgccatcaatccacggtttctggtttgggaatgttttaatcattgctatgggaacgacatcttcaacgcacgttctaatgaactcgctcaccgaatcagcgtattcgtcaatgttgttgtctgacgcaatacgaaacatatcccagtccacgtgatggatgcagtcttggagtgtggaatcagattggtcggaccagcgttgaacagacctcagcgcaggagcttcttgttttagtttctgtctgtaggcagggatcaacgaaatggagtcgtggtcagcttttccgaaaggagagcggggcagggccttatatgcgtcggggaagttagaatagcaatgatccaaggtttttccagccctggttgcgcaatcgatatgctgataaaatttagggagtcttgttttcagattagccttgttaaaatccctagctacaatgaatgcagcctcaggatgtatggattccagttggcaaagagtcaaataaagttcgttcagagccatcgatgtgtctgcttgggggggaatatatacggctgtgattgtaatcgaagagaattcccttggtagataatgcggtcgacatttgatggtgaggaattctaaatcaggtgaacagaaggactatCTGCAGTGCCTCTTTTCAAATGATTATCAAATGACTCTCGTTGCTGCTActattatttttttatcctgctCCTCAGCCACTTTACCCTTGATTGTATGCATACAACCACCTCATCTATTACTATCGTTGTTGATATTGTTCATGTACATAgtgtatattttatttatattgacaatatctatttctgatattgctgttatgcaagtaaccattggctgtaccgtttacaccttctgtagagacccatccacttagcaagaCTTATCAAAATAGTGATATATCAAATgaatattgatatgtatggtCGTAACATGATTTTGTGACATACCACACAGACTCGCTAAACACAAATTCTTAGTTTGTTAATTATGTCtgcgtgttggagtgtgcccctggctataggtcaATAAAAAAATCGGGCCATCTGGtttaaggaattttaaattatttatacttttacttttgatatttaagtacattttagcaattccatttacttttactcaagttgcaTTTTACTGGGTACTTAAttttacttcagtcattttcaattaaggtatctttacatctggacactttctgtttaccTGGATTTTTTCCTTATGGTAGGATACAACCACTTTTAGTCTTCAtttttactacactactcactgtttagcaTGACTTAaaatgtgaatccttaaagagatgggtggggctggcttaagagggtgtgaacaatgctgaatgggtgtagaccaAGGAGAATTCTCGagtgggtaccaaaacattcaaaggccctcTACTCAAAAGTGAGTTCACAATTGTATCAACTTTCAaatcagaattactttcccattgttcctcaaaaatgcattgtatgatataccattttgtagctctgtctctaccttttacctatgtaaaaaaacacaatttcaaattttgctacatagaCCGAATCCAGCTGGTGAGATTTCTTCATTCAAGTGGTATACACAGCAGCAATTGAGTTTTTCATCAGTTGCTTTATGACTCTAAAACctaattacagttgaagtcagaagtgtacatacagtacacttaggttggagtcattaaaactcgtttttcaaccactccacaaataacttgttaacaaactatagttttggtaagtcggttaggacatctacttgtaCATGacagtactttttccaacaattgtttacagaccgattatttaacttattattcactgtatcacaattccagtgggtcagaggtttacatacactaggttATCTGTGCCTTTAAACACTTTTTTCGCCAGCATTGTCATGAAATAATCAATTATGTATCTGGGAGAAAGCAAACCAACAATTGGCCTTCATGGCTGTCTGGCCTTTGAAAAGGCTTGGCGATCAATCAAGAGTGTCTGGGTCACTGTTTCAAGCATCTAGCATGTCCTCCATATGGCTCATCTCTGTGCTGGGTGTATACCAGCTAAAACAAGAACAAAAGCTGTGGCTGCTTTAGTGTGTACTCTAGCTCTCTGCAGCATGCAGCATCAGTGCACTTTGGCACTGTGTCCCCAACCAGAAATAGTTTCTTGTTATCATGTCTCTGATCTTCTGAGGAGAGGCACAAAAGGCTTTTGGGACTTGGCTCAAAGGCGTTCTACAAAGAGACTTGGTGAAAAACAGGAGCAATATTGATCAATAGCTAATGATCTCTGGGAGATCGTGCTGGAACTGGgatttatttatccattattttaccaggtaaattgactgagaacacattctcatttgcagcaacaacctggggaatagttacaggggagaggagggggattaatgagccaattgtaaactggggattattaggtgaccgtgatggtttgagagccagattgggaatttagcaaggacaccagggttaacacccctacgatAAGTGctatgggatctttaatgacctcaaaGAGTCAgaacacccatttaacatcccacccgaaaaacagcaccctacacagggcattgggatattttttagaccagaggaaagaatgcctcctactggcccaccaacaccacttccagcagcatctggtctcccatccaggaactgaccaggaccaaccctgcttatcttcagaagtaagccagcagtggtacacagggtggtatgctgctgggaTAACTGTTCTATGAAGAGCTATGTATGATTGTCACCAAGTTCTGTTGGGATGCGACAGAGATGGATTTGTAAATTAATTACCTTATTTTatatagtgtcacgccttggttattgtattttgtgtttttgttatatgtttgggtaggccagggtgtgacatgggtttatatgttgtttttcgtattggggtttgtagtatttgggatcgcggctgtttaggggtgttgtataggcttggctgcctgaggcgattctcaatcagagtcaggtgattctcgttgtctctgattgagaaccgtatttaggcagccttagtttcactttgtatttcgtgggtgattgttcctgtctttgtgtagtgttcaccagataggctgtaataagtttcacgttctgtttgttgttttgtatttatgagttatttcatgttacgcttttcatttattaaagtcatgagtaaccaacacgctgcatttcggtccgaccctcttccttcaacagacgaacgccgttacatataGATGTTAATTATGTAGTATGATTACCTAATATTGTATCATGATCCATATTTGTTAGGAAGAGTGGAAAGAAGCCATGGTCTCCTTAAAGACAAGGCTGTACTTTCATACTTTGTTTACTGCTAGAGGCTATAGCGAGTAGAAAGCAGATGGAAGAAGATAATAAGTAGCCTTCCTGGCTGATACCAAACTCAAAGTCTTCCTGACTTCAGTGTCTGGTGAGGAGGTTTTGATGTTGTTGGCACAATGTCCCCTTAACATGAGACTCAGCTCGTTTTACACCAGGGGGTCTGGACGGGCAAAGCAAATAGTAAGGCAGCACATACAGCTCTTTACAATAAGAGTCTGTTTTTCCTATCATTCCCTATCATTATTTATTTGTATGTCACATAGGCAGGTAGAGTGGAATTATAGTCTATGTACCCATGGCTACACTTGCAACTGGTATACTGACTTCGATTTGTGAGTTGTGTAACATGTGTAACATAATATTTGTAACATAATTACAATAATAACATGTTTGTAACATAATATTTGCTAAACTTCCTCtcactaatgaatgaatgaatggtttATTACTCAGTGTTCTGATTTTTATTAGCAAAATCCTTGAAATCGTGCATTCTGCAAACAGAAAAGTAAGTAAGTACACCTGTACCTACACTGTAATTCCACTTTTCCTATGTAACTACAATGTACATACTAATAGGTAATTACGGACACGTTTTGTAGTGTGACTGATGTGGTTTATCCATCTCTCATCTATAAAAAAAAAACCAGCCGTGCTGAATGTTTAGGGACCAGCAATAGCCTCTGTGCTTCAAAATACAATGGACTGCCCAGAAGAGTAGATCAAAGGCATAGTTATGTCAAGGTTGTGTCAACGAGGTTCTCAGAAAACAAAATCCATATAAATGACACAATTACAGCAAGTCAGCATTGCTATGGCAAAGATTACACATTAACTGAACTACAAATATTGAAAGACTGATTCCCTGGTAGCCTATGACCGCAGTTACAGGTtacaggatcttaatttgatcactctatTGTTGCTGAGAAACGCAGATGAGCTTTGTCATTTACATAATTTCACTGTAAAACCACACTAACAcatggttatattaacagtattgaaCTTTTGATGTAGCCTAGGataatagcctaaccaccgatcaagcaaGATTATGTACTAAACGTTCagatcctgttgctgcaggattatttttgctgtgacaatatagatcaaattaagatcctagatCTGTATGCTCAAATACGTTTAATTTTGTTTTATCAGGTCAATAGCGGGGATGGGACAAGAGATAAACAACATTACATAACAACATTGGATGGCATTGGACAGCATTACAAATGATTTTTTTAATAGTATGtctaagctggaagtagaagcctaagtgttgttgtccattagtttactccaattaggggaggggtggtagggttagggcaaaataataaaggaaaatatattctttaaaaaaaatctatatttacAATAAAATATATGGAGGATTGGAAATTAtacagacaataacattgatggaagccacaatctgtctgcaatattaaagcagTTCTATCAGGTCAATATCGAGGATGGGACAAGAGATAAACAACATTACATAACAGCATTGGATGGCATTACAAATTCCGTTTTTTTAAATCCAACTCATGTTTGCACCAGAAAGAACATTTGAGAAATTATATAATTCACTTGTTGACAACTTGATAATTCAATAGAGTGAGGGTACTACAACTCAGGGTCAGTTTGGATATACTTGAGCTGTAATAAATAAGATGTAGTTTGCAAGAGACAATATTGACTGTACATGcgtaaaaacataaataaatgcAATAAATACAATGTACAATATAGAAAAAAAAcattgagaaatactgcagaAAGACATTTCACGGGTGAAAAATATCTCAATTTGATATGATATGGCTACTGAAATTAGACCAATAGATAATTCTATAAGATACACTTCGGGATAATAACAAGGCCTCTAATGACCTACGTGCTTTTTAAAACTTAAACTCAAACGAATAAGCTAAGGAAGATACACATTTTCAAGTAACATGATGCTAAGATAAAACAGTGTGATGGTTGAATAACAGCTCATATTATGAACTACACATTATACACATCTGATGATAGAAGTATGTTTTGGTTGATTGTAAGCATAGATTGCTAAGATGTTTTGACCTTTTTACATCCAGTGAGTTTACCTAAGAGAAGGTAAACAAGAACGGTTGTGACTAAAAATAACAAGATAAcacatgtaaaatatactgtgtctgtaaaaatgTAGATAGGTTCAGAACTcttgtgaaacagcacagttgaaaaatatatggtaAATAGAAGTCTAAACTGGATGTTCTTCagtgatagatgggaggggttgcaGGTAGCTGAAGGTTGGGGCTATTGTAAAATATATTatgcacccccccccacacacacacacacacactttggatGGCGCAAAAGGAGGTGGGCCGGATGTTGAAATATGCCAATAACATGACGTGGTGTAGAGCCCTTAAATACCTGGGTTTTCACAGAGATAGTTTTATTAAACCAACAGAAGAGGATCAAATCTTTACTTTAATTTTGAATCATTTGGAAAACAATGAGTGGTGGATGTCCATACTTTGAGAAGAAGCACTTGTATGCAATCATTGCATTTCAATTTCTGTTTTAGTCAAATGTTTGTGACATTTCAAAGACATACAATTGAGCTGAATGCTAAATAAATTATCTTTATCATTATTATGATTTGTATGACAGCTAATCAATGCCAATACATGTGTATTTTCATTCCCCAGGTTATTCAAGAGCAAGCTGCACCTGAATGAGGAGGAGGCAGATGACTCTCAAAAAGGAATTAACAAGGCCAGCAAAGGTGGCATCATCTATGGTGACTACCTTCAGGTAAAGCGTTCTCTATCTTCATCTAACTTAATCTTCTACAAGGTTTTTAACATAGTATCATTGTCTTCTGCAGATGGAATATTTGCTCCATCCCTTATAGGTTAATTAACATAAGGGGTGGAATGGAAGTACAATTTTCATTTGTGTTAGCAGTAGTACTAAATGTTATTTGTTTTGTTCCATTATAGCTTGACAAGGTTGTGACGGCCCAAGTTCTTCAGAGTGAACTGAAAGGGAACAAGATCCACGATGAACATCTTTTCATTGTCACCCATCAAGGTGTAGTATGTTTGTGGTCAAATATCATCAAGATTTGAGAATCAAGAGGAATTGTAATCATAGTGTGCATGCATTCCCTTTGGTTCCATTTGAAATCCAGTCAATTCAATACATTAATCTAACCATTTCATTGTGGTTGCACCTAATCCTGGAAGACTTGAATAGCAATTCACCACCAACTTTCCATCAACAAATgatcaatttaatttaattgcAAAGGTGGGACATTATGATTAATTgaatttttattattttatttcagcaTATGAACTCTGGTTCAAGCAGATTCTTTGGGAACTGGATTCAGTGCGAGAGATTTTCATTAGTGGACATGTAAGTACCTCAGAAAGAAAGAGTACCCTGACAAACATTTCAATCCGAGCAGTGTGTTTGTTTTTCTTTCTAAATTAAAGGTACATTCTAGAAATTAAAGTTGCTATTGTGTACATCAAATTGTGGCTTGAATTTAACATATAGTTCATAACTTATGAAAATACAATACGAGTCAATGTTATACCTCATTAAACCACAAAATATAGATAAGGTCAATGACCTAAACCTTTTTTCATGGGTGTTAAGCGGTGTGCTTCTTTCTGTCTAATACGGTCCAATTGCAGCACCCCTAGAAGCCAAAAAATGATAGAGCTCATCTTTAAAATGGTCATGCTTCACCAGGTTCGTGATGAACGCAACATGCTGAAGGTCAACACCCGCATACATAGGATCGTTATGATCTTCAGGCTGCTGGTCGACCAGTTCTCTGTGCTTGAGACAATGACCGCCTTGGACTTCTATGACTTCAGGTAAGCCCCATAGTTAACCCATGGAGAACCTTTAGCTTATATAAATCTTTGTAAACCTTTAACCTCATAAAATTATACCATCTTTACAATTGTAACACTCTTTACTCGTGTGTGTTGTAGAGAGTATCTGTCCCCTGCCTCCGGGTTCCAAAGTCTCCAATTCCGTCTGTTGGAGAACAAGATTGGGGTCCCTGACAACCTGAGGGTCCCCTACAACAGGCGTCACTACAGGGACAACTTCAAAGGACATGAGAGTGAGATGCTGCTCAGTTCTGAGAAGGATCCTTGTCTGCTGAAATTAGTAGAGGTGTGTGAGAAGCACTAAAGAAAAATTACTAAAACATATGAAAAGAGATACTGTTTGAATACTTGATATCATAGCAGTATTGAGAAATACTGTTTGTTGTTCTATTCAGAAATGGCTGGAAAGGACCCCAGGTCTTGAAGGCGATGGGTTCAACTTTTGGAAAAAACTGGAAGCCAACATCTTTGAAGGATTGTGTCTTGAGAAAAAGAAAATTGCGGTATGGGCTGTTTTAAAATAATCCAGTACCAAAAACTTGCCACAACATTACTTATAAGGTTAcataaatataaaataatatgaCTAAAAGCTATGATCTTATTTGTCCTTTTGGCAGAAAATGCCAGACtctgaggagaaggaggagatgatGGAAGAGCTGACGAAGCAAAAAGAGCTCTTCACTTCTCTGTTTGACATCAAAAGACATGAGCATCTTTTGAGCAAAGGTGAGTACCTGCATCCAGGCTAAGCATCTAACACCAACTGCCTCAACAATTCACTACCCATAATTAGTTTAAAACTACAGATCCCAGGTCTAAGAAACCATCCTGTTGTTTGGCCAGGTGAGAGACGGATCTCCTACAAGGCTCTCCAAGGAGCTCTGATGATTTACTTCTACAGGTAAGGAGGGTTCCTTACAGTTTAGGCAGGCTTATGTTTGGTTACCATTTGAGATGTCATTATTACATTGTGGATTGTTCTGTTATTTTTAGGGAGGAGCCCAGGTTCCAGGTTCCCTTCCAACTCCTGTCCAACCTGATGGACATTGATACCCTCATGACAAAATGGAGATGTAAGTTACATCCAAAGACATATTGTATGTAAAGAACAGTTACAGGTGTCCCTTACACCATTTGTATTTTGCACTAGATAACATGCTTTCAACTGTCTAGAGTATCATTGATCTGGAACGGTTGAAATAACAAGTGTAATATTCCTCCTGTGTCTCAGACAACCATGTGTGCATGGTGCACAGAATGATTGGTAGCAAAGCAGGCACTGGAGGCTCCTCTGGCTACCACTACCTGCGCTCTACTGTCAGGTATGTCATATATGATTAGCTATTGAAATAAACCGGATCCAAAGCAATCCAGAGTTACTGTCAAGCACATGCTCTTATTCCCCTTCAAGGAGCTAAGTAGGTGTTCGTTCTTCTCTCTAACAGTGATCGCTACAAAGTCTTTGTGGATCTCTTCAACCTGGCCACATTTTTGATACCTCGGCACTGGGTGCCCAAGCTGGACCCCAATGAGCACACATTCCTGTTCACTGCAGAGTACTGTGACAGCTCCTACTGCAGTAGTGAGGATTCAGACTAGAACCTGTTATTAACTGTCGAAAGTGGTCAGTTCAGATGGAGGAAAGGTGACAACGAAAGGGAACCTCTTTAAACTATGAAGACACACGTGACCCAGTGAgcattatataatatatatcaaatacatttgatttataaTGGGACAAGTAACATAGTATATAATCTTGACCACATAAGCTGACTGCATGTATATATTGTTAATATAATTATTTAGTGTTTATAAAGTATATTGTTTATA
This DNA window, taken from Oncorhynchus gorbuscha isolate QuinsamMale2020 ecotype Even-year linkage group LG13, OgorEven_v1.0, whole genome shotgun sequence, encodes the following:
- the LOC123993505 gene encoding tryptophan 2,3-dioxygenase A-like is translated as MSGGCPYFEKKHLLFKSKLHLNEEEADDSQKGINKASKGGIIYGDYLQLDKVVTAQVLQSELKGNKIHDEHLFIVTHQAYELWFKQILWELDSVREIFISGHVRDERNMLKVNTRIHRIVMIFRLLVDQFSVLETMTALDFYDFREYLSPASGFQSLQFRLLENKIGVPDNLRVPYNRRHYRDNFKGHESEMLLSSEKDPCLLKLVEKWLERTPGLEGDGFNFWKKLEANIFEGLCLEKKKIAKMPDSEEKEEMMEELTKQKELFTSLFDIKRHEHLLSKGERRISYKALQGALMIYFYREEPRFQVPFQLLSNLMDIDTLMTKWRYNHVCMVHRMIGSKAGTGGSSGYHYLRSTVSDRYKVFVDLFNLATFLIPRHWVPKLDPNEHTFLFTAEYCDSSYCSSEDSD